From Natronocella acetinitrilica, a single genomic window includes:
- the gltX gene encoding glutamate--tRNA ligase produces the protein MTVKSRFAPSPTGYLHIGGARTALFSYLFARRHGGRFVLRIEDTDRERFTEESVNAILEGMAWLGLEYDEGPFYQTHRFERYREVIQQLLDEGKAYRCYCSRERLDAVREKQVEHKEKPRYDGHCRHLTEPPSADAPYVVRFANPQDGDVVIDDLVHGRIVISNTELDDLVIARTDGSPTYNLTVVVDDMDMGISHVIRGDDHINNTPRQINILKALGVKLPVYAHVPMILGEDGKRLSKRHGAVGVMNYRDEGYLPEAVLNYLVRLGWSFGDEEIFSLDEMVAKFDIDGLNAKASALNISKLNWLNQHYMKTLPPEHVARHLSWHMGQRDIDPAEGPPLESVVEVQRDRYKTLVEVADNSVMFYRRPAEYDDKAARKNLKGEARGALLALKEGLEAVEDWQRADLHAVVEGVAERLELKLGKVAQPLRVALAGVPVSPSIDVTLELLGKAESVARIDAALAWMDANAGGDSAD, from the coding sequence ATGACCGTCAAGAGTCGATTCGCACCAAGCCCCACCGGCTATCTCCACATCGGTGGAGCGCGGACCGCACTTTTCTCCTATCTGTTCGCCCGCCGACACGGCGGACGGTTCGTGCTGCGCATCGAAGACACCGACCGCGAGCGCTTCACCGAGGAATCCGTCAACGCCATCCTCGAGGGCATGGCCTGGCTTGGGCTCGAGTATGACGAGGGCCCCTTCTACCAGACGCATCGCTTTGAGCGGTATCGCGAGGTGATTCAGCAGCTGCTTGATGAAGGCAAGGCCTATCGTTGCTACTGCAGCAGGGAGCGTCTGGACGCCGTCCGCGAGAAGCAGGTGGAGCACAAGGAGAAGCCACGCTATGACGGTCACTGTCGGCATCTGACCGAGCCACCGTCTGCAGATGCTCCCTATGTGGTGCGCTTTGCCAATCCACAGGATGGCGATGTGGTGATCGACGACCTGGTGCACGGGCGTATCGTGATCAGTAACACCGAACTGGACGATCTGGTGATTGCCCGCACGGACGGCAGCCCCACCTACAACCTCACGGTCGTGGTGGACGATATGGACATGGGCATCAGCCATGTCATTCGCGGTGACGATCACATCAACAACACACCGCGTCAGATCAACATCCTCAAGGCGTTGGGCGTCAAACTCCCGGTGTATGCCCATGTGCCCATGATTCTCGGCGAGGACGGCAAGCGCCTGTCCAAGCGGCATGGTGCCGTGGGCGTCATGAATTATCGGGACGAAGGGTATCTGCCGGAGGCTGTGCTCAACTACCTGGTGCGCCTCGGTTGGTCATTCGGCGACGAAGAGATCTTCTCGTTGGATGAGATGGTGGCCAAGTTCGACATCGATGGGCTCAACGCCAAGGCGTCAGCCCTGAATATCTCCAAGCTCAACTGGCTCAACCAGCACTACATGAAGACACTGCCACCGGAGCACGTGGCCCGACACTTGAGCTGGCACATGGGCCAGCGGGATATCGACCCCGCAGAAGGGCCGCCGCTCGAGAGTGTGGTGGAAGTGCAGCGTGACAGGTACAAGACCCTGGTCGAGGTCGCCGATAACAGTGTCATGTTCTATCGCCGGCCAGCCGAATATGACGACAAGGCAGCCCGCAAGAACTTGAAGGGCGAGGCGCGCGGGGCGCTGCTGGCATTGAAGGAAGGGCTTGAGGCCGTGGAGGACTGGCAGCGCGCCGACCTGCATGCGGTGGTCGAAGGTGTTGCAGAACGCCTGGAGCTCAAGCTCGGCAAGGTTGCGCAGCCCCTGCGGGTGGCCCTGGCGGGTGTTCCGGTCTCACCATCCATCGACGTCACGCTGGAACTCCTGGGCAAGGCGGAATCCGTTGCGCGCATTGATGCGGCGCTTGCCTGGATGGATGCGAACGCTGGTGGTGATTCGGCTGATTGA
- a CDS encoding sulfite exporter TauE/SafE family protein, with protein sequence MFPEIIDGFGWQLYVIAAFLIALGAAIQGGIGIGFGMFAAPFLALVEPRLVPGTVLMLGFFVAALIMLRERHHVDMKGLGWSLGGRLAGTVVAGATVALVHESVFGVLFALMILMGIGLSIIGWRLLPTRPNLIGAGILSGYMGTITSAGAPPMALVYQHRSGPTIRATMGAFLAVGAIFSVIALALAGRFGLMDLVFSVLLVPPMLFGTWVSRYGMSFVDRGRARTFVLALTAVAAMVLLVRSLIQL encoded by the coding sequence ATGTTTCCCGAAATCATTGATGGTTTCGGCTGGCAACTCTACGTGATTGCGGCCTTTCTGATCGCGCTGGGTGCAGCCATTCAAGGCGGAATCGGCATCGGTTTCGGCATGTTCGCGGCGCCGTTTCTGGCGCTTGTTGAACCGAGACTGGTGCCGGGGACGGTGCTGATGCTCGGATTCTTTGTGGCGGCACTCATCATGCTGCGCGAGCGACACCACGTTGACATGAAGGGGCTCGGGTGGTCGCTCGGTGGTCGCCTGGCAGGTACGGTCGTGGCCGGTGCAACCGTCGCGCTGGTGCATGAATCGGTGTTCGGGGTGCTTTTCGCCCTCATGATCTTGATGGGTATCGGGCTCAGCATCATCGGATGGAGGCTCTTGCCGACTCGGCCGAATCTGATCGGTGCCGGTATCCTGTCCGGCTACATGGGCACAATTACCTCGGCCGGTGCGCCGCCAATGGCGTTGGTCTACCAGCACCGGTCGGGCCCGACCATTCGCGCGACCATGGGCGCCTTCCTCGCCGTCGGTGCCATTTTTTCCGTCATTGCCCTGGCATTGGCAGGACGTTTCGGCCTGATGGACCTGGTGTTCAGCGTGTTGCTGGTACCGCCCATGCTTTTCGGCACCTGGGTTTCCCGTTATGGCATGAGCTTTGTCGATCGGGGACGAGCCCGTACCTTCGTCCTGGCTCTCACGGCGGTGGCAGCCATGGTGCTCCTCGTGCGATCGCTTATCCAGCTATAG
- a CDS encoding ornithine cyclodeaminase family protein — protein sequence MLVLENTLVQELVDADAAIAALETAFREFGRGEAAVHRRVRTSLAERKLSTMGAIMPTAGILGAKVYTTIDENFRFVVLLFDAESGRPLVSIEADALTEIRTAAVSCIAARKLGVDSPATTAIFGAGSQAANHIRLLASQGLAGEVRVASRSNADAFCRELEEECGISVRPSTPRAALLGADLVVTATRSTTPLFPMEFLESDACVLAIGSTLPACVEVGPDVFAAARRVVVEWLPQTREEAGDLREALRTGVLAEHSILDMSHLLLAFDEGHKESATGLRVFKSVGVGLADIAIATDLYQRFLGSKND from the coding sequence ATGCTGGTTCTGGAAAATACGCTTGTCCAGGAGCTTGTTGACGCGGATGCGGCCATCGCCGCTCTCGAAACGGCTTTTCGTGAATTCGGACGCGGCGAGGCGGCCGTTCACAGGCGCGTGCGGACTTCCCTTGCAGAGCGCAAGCTCAGTACGATGGGTGCCATCATGCCCACGGCGGGCATACTCGGTGCCAAGGTCTACACGACCATTGACGAGAATTTCCGGTTCGTCGTGTTGCTTTTCGACGCAGAGTCCGGGCGCCCGCTGGTCAGTATCGAGGCCGATGCGCTGACAGAGATCCGCACCGCTGCGGTGTCCTGCATTGCGGCGCGCAAGCTTGGCGTGGATTCCCCGGCCACCACCGCCATTTTCGGTGCCGGATCGCAGGCGGCAAACCACATCCGGTTGCTTGCATCCCAGGGATTGGCTGGGGAAGTGCGTGTCGCGTCCCGCAGTAATGCAGATGCATTCTGTCGCGAACTGGAAGAGGAATGTGGCATCTCCGTTCGCCCGTCGACACCGCGCGCTGCGCTGCTGGGAGCTGACCTGGTGGTGACGGCAACCCGATCGACCACGCCACTCTTTCCCATGGAATTTCTTGAGAGTGATGCCTGTGTTCTAGCCATCGGGTCCACGTTGCCGGCGTGTGTCGAAGTCGGGCCAGACGTGTTCGCCGCCGCCCGGCGCGTGGTCGTGGAATGGCTGCCACAGACGAGAGAAGAAGCCGGAGACCTGCGGGAGGCACTGCGGACTGGTGTTCTCGCCGAGCATTCGATCCTCGACATGAGTCACCTGCTACTGGCCTTCGACGAGGGTCACAAGGAGTCTGCCACGGGGTTGCGGGTGTTCAAGTCGGTTGGTGTCGGGCTCGCCGACATCGCCATCGCCACCGATCTCTATCAGCGGTTTCTCGGCTCGAAGAACGACTGA
- a CDS encoding GntR family transcriptional regulator, whose protein sequence is MTPIRHTSLRETITNEIRKAILSGRYKPGERLVEDRLAEEFGVSRNPVREAMRVLEIEGLLEVAPRRGATVAKFTLEEAKEAIELRSSLEGLSARLAARRCSDQTRSRIFDLLGRGRRALDEQDWTALRALNDEFHQLIAKAGSNRFLWEFMHAMRAKTYWMAAGSKSWRGKDSWLEHEAILHAILSGDEELASLLASRHVASAGQAFMDGAEEAAGRSTGSGGGDAG, encoded by the coding sequence ATGACCCCCATCAGGCACACGTCTTTGAGAGAGACAATCACCAACGAAATTCGCAAAGCCATTCTTTCTGGTCGCTACAAACCTGGAGAGCGCCTGGTTGAGGATCGGCTTGCAGAGGAATTCGGTGTGTCACGTAATCCCGTGCGTGAGGCCATGCGAGTGCTGGAGATCGAAGGCTTGCTGGAGGTCGCTCCACGTCGCGGTGCCACGGTGGCCAAGTTCACCCTGGAAGAGGCGAAGGAAGCCATCGAGTTGCGGTCATCGCTTGAGGGCTTGAGCGCGCGACTGGCCGCACGCCGCTGCAGTGACCAGACGAGAAGCCGGATCTTTGATCTGCTTGGCCGGGGTCGGCGCGCCCTCGATGAACAGGATTGGACGGCTCTCCGGGCACTCAATGACGAGTTCCATCAGTTGATCGCGAAAGCCGGAAGTAATCGTTTCCTTTGGGAATTCATGCATGCCATGCGGGCCAAGACCTACTGGATGGCCGCAGGCAGCAAATCCTGGCGCGGCAAGGACTCGTGGCTCGAGCATGAAGCCATTCTCCACGCCATCCTTTCGGGGGACGAGGAACTCGCGTCGCTGCTCGCGAGCCGACACGTGGCAAGCGCCGGTCAGGCGTTCATGGACGGAGCGGAAGAGGCAGCAGGGCGGTCCACGGGAAGCGGTGGAGGCGACGCAGGCTGA
- a CDS encoding PDR/VanB family oxidoreductase: MAVSTSTETLKVRVAKVTPETDTIKRFELVALDGGELPAFTAGAHVNVITDAGMARSYSLANDPTERSRYLLGVLREPESRGGSEWMHESVSEGMELEITLPRNNFELREDGRSHVLIAGGVGITPLLSMAHRLKAIGAEFTLHYCTKFAEQTAFREEVSAVCGDRAVFHHDGGDPDEGIQLEQVLMDPPEDGHLYVCGPGGLLQATRMLADAFEWPEEHVHFELFSAQRSGDELSNDPFTVYLQKSERELEVPADKTLLQVLREAGYEIESFCEEGICSTCETAVVSGNIEHRDDVLSDDEKACNDRMMVCVSRAPAGERVVLDL; the protein is encoded by the coding sequence ATGGCAGTTTCTACCTCCACCGAAACTCTCAAGGTACGAGTGGCCAAGGTCACTCCGGAAACAGACACCATCAAGCGCTTCGAACTGGTTGCCCTTGACGGAGGCGAGTTGCCGGCCTTCACTGCCGGCGCGCACGTCAACGTGATCACGGACGCTGGCATGGCTCGATCCTACTCGCTGGCGAACGATCCCACGGAGCGGAGTCGCTACCTCCTCGGCGTCCTCCGGGAACCCGAGAGCCGCGGCGGCTCCGAGTGGATGCATGAGTCTGTCTCTGAGGGCATGGAGCTCGAGATCACGCTGCCCCGCAATAACTTCGAGCTGCGCGAGGACGGTAGATCCCATGTGCTGATTGCCGGCGGCGTCGGTATCACCCCCCTGCTCTCCATGGCACATCGGTTAAAGGCGATTGGTGCGGAATTCACCCTGCACTACTGCACCAAGTTTGCAGAGCAGACTGCCTTCCGGGAGGAAGTCTCCGCGGTGTGCGGCGATCGGGCGGTATTCCACCACGATGGCGGAGATCCGGACGAAGGCATCCAGCTCGAGCAGGTGCTGATGGATCCTCCCGAGGATGGTCATCTCTATGTTTGCGGACCCGGCGGCCTCCTGCAGGCAACGCGCATGCTCGCAGACGCGTTCGAGTGGCCGGAAGAGCATGTGCACTTCGAACTCTTTTCGGCTCAGCGTTCTGGCGATGAGCTCAGCAACGACCCCTTCACGGTGTATCTCCAGAAGAGCGAGCGCGAGCTTGAGGTACCCGCGGACAAGACGCTACTGCAGGTTCTTCGCGAGGCCGGCTACGAGATCGAGTCCTTCTGCGAGGAGGGCATTTGCTCGACCTGCGAAACAGCAGTCGTTTCCGGTAATATCGAGCACCGCGACGATGTGCTCTCGGACGACGAAAAGGCATGCAACGACCGGATGATGGTCTGTGTGTCCCGCGCACCTGCCGGTGAACGCGTCGTTCTGGACCTTTGA
- a CDS encoding YciI family protein, protein MAFFAAILRMADESRNQAVRPAHLEYLASLEQQGKIHGKGPFTDGSGGMVVYIADSLEDARQLAEADPYVAEKVRSLELHEWKLG, encoded by the coding sequence ATGGCGTTTTTCGCAGCAATTCTGCGTATGGCCGATGAAAGCCGCAATCAGGCGGTACGTCCCGCGCACCTCGAGTATCTTGCAAGCCTCGAGCAGCAAGGCAAGATCCATGGCAAAGGGCCGTTTACCGATGGCTCGGGTGGCATGGTGGTGTATATCGCCGATTCACTGGAGGATGCCAGGCAGCTGGCGGAGGCGGATCCCTACGTAGCCGAGAAGGTACGCAGCCTTGAACTGCATGAATGGAAGCTGGGTTAA
- a CDS encoding dienelactone hydrolase family protein gives MSTLNRSDVVYGSTGMRFESVFVRPDVPEPLPGLIVLHGLFGLQEMDIRFVERLAEHGYAVLLHGWQTTDRDPADDIVGRGVGMAVRWLARQPGVADEPFGLIGVCRGGSLAVISAAALQCFSRVVSFYGQAHYAGKSTLAKPVSPITLVDRISAPLLAIHGERDTTFPASDSRDFCERLLAKGGSCELITHPDAEHGFFLEGHRNYHPDAAEAIWPRLLSFLERNRRKADEQGPP, from the coding sequence GTGTCGACTCTGAATCGCTCCGACGTCGTCTATGGCAGCACTGGCATGCGGTTCGAGTCGGTTTTCGTTCGCCCCGACGTGCCCGAGCCGCTCCCCGGTCTGATCGTGCTCCATGGTCTTTTCGGGCTGCAGGAGATGGACATCCGTTTCGTTGAGCGTCTGGCAGAGCATGGCTATGCCGTCTTGCTTCATGGCTGGCAGACAACGGACAGGGATCCGGCGGATGATATCGTCGGGCGAGGCGTTGGAATGGCTGTTCGCTGGCTGGCGCGGCAGCCCGGTGTTGCCGATGAGCCTTTCGGGCTGATCGGTGTCTGCCGAGGCGGCAGCCTGGCCGTCATATCGGCGGCCGCCTTGCAGTGCTTCAGCCGCGTCGTTTCCTTCTACGGGCAAGCTCACTATGCGGGGAAATCGACTCTGGCAAAGCCTGTCTCGCCTATCACCCTTGTAGATCGGATCAGCGCTCCGCTGCTCGCGATTCACGGTGAACGGGATACGACATTTCCGGCCAGCGATTCCAGGGATTTCTGCGAACGCTTACTTGCGAAGGGCGGGAGTTGTGAACTCATTACCCACCCCGACGCAGAGCATGGTTTCTTTCTCGAAGGGCATCGCAACTACCATCCGGATGCGGCTGAAGCGATCTGGCCCCGGTTGCTGAGCTTTCTCGAACGCAATCGGCGTAAGGCTGACGAACAAGGCCCGCCGTGA
- a CDS encoding 2Fe-2S iron-sulfur cluster-binding protein — MPKITLHKNGEVHVGEVKDNTNLVVRAGIRQFPYPNLSYKCGMGKCATCRCRVISGGEHLPEPNWKEKKMLGEKIDEGYRLACQLWISHDIELSQDVD, encoded by the coding sequence ATGCCGAAGATCACGCTGCACAAGAATGGGGAAGTCCACGTCGGAGAGGTCAAGGACAACACCAATCTGGTTGTCCGCGCCGGTATCCGGCAGTTTCCCTATCCCAACCTTAGCTACAAGTGCGGGATGGGAAAATGCGCAACCTGTCGTTGCCGGGTCATCTCCGGTGGCGAGCACCTGCCAGAGCCGAACTGGAAAGAAAAGAAGATGCTCGGCGAGAAGATCGACGAAGGCTATCGCCTCGCCTGCCAGCTGTGGATCAGCCACGACATCGAACTATCTCAGGACGTGGATTAG
- a CDS encoding TenA family transcriptional regulator gives MAELMDRDTFRTALEDAIKGKSANKAPFSIAWASGKLDRDHLARWAENHYHYVGPFADYLAYIYARTPDHCQEAKDFMLQNMYEEEIGGDRHTDLLIRFAEACGTTGERVVNPDNMSPTTRGLQAWCYSVAMREHWVVAVAGLVVGLESQVPSIYRRQTPTLREKYGFTDEEVEFFDLHIVSDEIHGERGYQIVLEHADTVELQQACLKICEIGAQMRLLYTTALYYDYVAKDVPLSEIGMPVAA, from the coding sequence ATGGCAGAGTTGATGGATCGGGATACGTTCCGCACTGCGCTGGAAGATGCGATCAAGGGCAAGAGTGCGAACAAGGCGCCGTTCAGCATTGCCTGGGCGAGCGGCAAGCTTGACCGTGATCATCTGGCCCGCTGGGCGGAGAATCACTATCACTACGTGGGTCCGTTCGCGGACTACCTGGCCTACATCTATGCGCGCACGCCGGATCATTGCCAGGAAGCGAAGGACTTCATGCTGCAGAACATGTATGAAGAGGAGATCGGTGGTGACCGCCACACGGATCTGCTGATTCGCTTCGCCGAGGCCTGTGGCACGACGGGCGAGCGGGTTGTGAACCCGGACAACATGTCGCCGACGACCCGTGGCCTGCAGGCGTGGTGCTATTCGGTGGCGATGCGCGAGCACTGGGTCGTTGCGGTGGCCGGTCTGGTGGTTGGCCTCGAGAGCCAGGTGCCGTCGATCTACCGCCGTCAGACGCCGACGCTGCGTGAGAAGTACGGCTTCACCGATGAGGAGGTCGAGTTCTTTGATCTGCACATCGTCTCCGACGAGATTCACGGTGAGCGTGGCTACCAGATCGTGCTTGAGCATGCGGACACGGTGGAGTTGCAGCAGGCCTGCCTGAAGATCTGTGAGATCGGTGCGCAGATGCGTCTGCTCTACACCACGGCGCTGTACTACGACTACGTGGCCAAGGACGTGCCGCTCTCGGAAATCGGCATGCCAGTAGCCGCCTGA
- a CDS encoding creatininase family protein, with translation MNDQAYILADMTWPEVADALKTTEMAIIPVGAHEQHGPHMAESCDAVLAEAMAHRLAARLHPRVVVAPTINMGVSPHHMNFPGTITLRPETLIAVLRDMVTSLKKHGLTRFLFLNGHGGNQSTLGIASASLSQELDVECYYAKTTAAAKNAIAEHVSSKPFGHSCEREVSEAYYLAPHIVRESKITSGEIRRGKGRWESLRPGNPIQGFYSYEEMTANGCIGDATRASLEIGQQIVEEALDGLVKGVEDILAIKPDSR, from the coding sequence GTGAACGACCAAGCCTATATTCTGGCGGACATGACATGGCCTGAAGTGGCTGATGCGCTCAAGACCACCGAAATGGCAATTATACCGGTGGGCGCCCATGAGCAACACGGCCCCCATATGGCAGAGAGTTGCGATGCCGTGCTCGCCGAGGCCATGGCGCATCGGCTTGCCGCACGCCTGCACCCGCGGGTGGTTGTCGCTCCCACGATCAATATGGGCGTCTCACCGCACCATATGAACTTCCCCGGCACCATCACACTGCGTCCTGAGACCCTGATCGCAGTACTCCGGGACATGGTCACCTCGCTGAAGAAGCACGGGTTGACGCGGTTTCTGTTCCTCAACGGTCACGGTGGCAACCAGTCCACGCTAGGAATCGCCAGCGCCTCGCTGTCGCAGGAACTGGATGTGGAATGCTATTACGCCAAGACCACAGCAGCCGCCAAAAACGCCATCGCGGAGCATGTGTCCTCCAAACCGTTCGGACACAGTTGCGAGCGGGAGGTCTCCGAGGCCTACTACCTGGCACCACATATCGTGCGCGAATCGAAGATCACCAGCGGCGAGATTCGGCGTGGCAAGGGGCGATGGGAAAGCCTGCGGCCCGGCAATCCGATTCAGGGCTTTTACAGCTACGAAGAGATGACCGCCAACGGGTGCATTGGCGACGCCACCAGGGCGAGCCTGGAAATTGGTCAACAGATCGTGGAAGAGGCGTTGGACGGATTGGTCAAGGGCGTGGAAGACATCCTTGCCATAAAGCCGGACAGCCGCTGA
- a CDS encoding ferredoxin produces MYIILASKDNQYRSEVVDGLRAVEKYDYYFYDQKRAEFVIAEVMSPTTRVKIVSAGEPEDVNYVPVKIFESFEDIDEARSELESLISFGHLKTELRRVEQ; encoded by the coding sequence GTGTACATCATACTGGCCAGCAAGGACAACCAATACCGCAGCGAAGTGGTGGACGGCCTTCGCGCCGTGGAGAAGTACGACTATTACTTCTACGACCAGAAACGCGCCGAGTTCGTGATTGCGGAAGTCATGTCTCCGACGACCCGCGTGAAGATCGTCAGCGCCGGCGAACCAGAAGACGTGAACTATGTGCCCGTAAAGATATTCGAGTCGTTCGAGGATATTGACGAGGCACGTTCGGAACTCGAATCTCTCATCTCCTTCGGACATCTGAAGACCGAGTTACGCCGCGTCGAACAATAA
- a CDS encoding aspartate dehydrogenase, whose protein sequence is MLKIGLIGFGTIGRDVAQGIAEGKAGNAELKAVLVRRLSSVDQELGDGVLVTDNEADFLGVDVDLVVEAAGHGAVQAHGVNVLQSGRDLIVVSVGAFCDQSLYEAVWAAAEKAQRRIIVPSAAVAGLDRIAAGAQGRLDSVTLTTRKPVAAWRGTFAEEVVNLDTLTEATEVFKGTAREASRTFPESVNVSAALSLAGVGLDETIVRVMVDPDLDRNTHQIEAVGQFGKVSIQVENTPSKKNPKTGYIVAMSVLKVIKGNASPLVIGI, encoded by the coding sequence GTGCTGAAAATAGGATTGATCGGATTCGGGACAATCGGTCGAGATGTCGCGCAAGGAATAGCTGAGGGTAAAGCCGGAAATGCGGAGTTGAAGGCAGTGCTTGTCCGGCGCTTGTCATCAGTGGACCAGGAGCTGGGGGACGGCGTGCTGGTGACCGACAATGAGGCCGATTTCCTTGGCGTCGATGTGGATCTCGTGGTCGAGGCCGCAGGTCATGGCGCCGTGCAGGCTCATGGCGTCAACGTCTTGCAGAGCGGTCGCGATCTGATCGTTGTCTCCGTTGGCGCCTTCTGCGATCAGTCTCTGTACGAGGCGGTGTGGGCAGCAGCGGAAAAGGCGCAGCGCCGCATCATTGTGCCATCTGCCGCGGTTGCAGGCCTCGACCGTATTGCTGCCGGTGCCCAGGGCCGGCTTGACAGCGTCACACTGACAACGCGCAAGCCTGTCGCCGCATGGCGCGGCACCTTCGCCGAAGAGGTGGTGAATCTCGATACGCTCACGGAGGCGACAGAGGTATTCAAGGGCACCGCGAGGGAGGCCTCACGGACGTTTCCGGAGAGCGTCAATGTTTCTGCGGCACTGAGTCTTGCGGGAGTCGGACTGGATGAGACCATCGTACGGGTCATGGTGGATCCCGACCTTGATCGGAATACCCATCAGATCGAGGCGGTTGGCCAATTCGGAAAGGTGTCAATTCAGGTTGAGAACACGCCATCCAAGAAGAATCCGAAAACGGGTTATATCGTCGCAATGAGTGTGCTGAAAGTGATAAAGGGAAACGCATCCCCCCTCGTTATAGGGATATAA
- a CDS encoding 2Fe-2S iron-sulfur cluster-binding protein produces the protein MLHAYQQVNLSMFSITFITNANKEVEVKEMSNLLRVSLRQQGGIPFKCGGGICGTCRCKIEEGLENTDKVKKKEEKHLTPEEIAEGYRMACQTFVSGDVKVSWDPDRVVKK, from the coding sequence ATGCTGCATGCGTATCAACAGGTAAACCTCTCGATGTTCTCCATTACATTCATCACCAATGCCAACAAGGAAGTTGAGGTCAAGGAGATGTCCAATCTCCTGCGTGTATCCTTGCGTCAGCAGGGCGGCATCCCTTTCAAGTGCGGCGGAGGAATCTGCGGCACTTGTCGTTGCAAGATCGAAGAAGGTCTCGAAAACACGGACAAGGTGAAGAAAAAGGAAGAAAAACACCTGACACCGGAAGAGATCGCCGAGGGCTACCGAATGGCTTGCCAGACCTTCGTGAGCGGAGACGTCAAGGTGTCCTGGGATCCTGACCGGGTCGTGAAAAAGTAG
- a CDS encoding GlcG/HbpS family heme-binding protein → MKKFFTLDLEDARVMIEAAKAKSEEIGVLETICIVDSGGYPLALERMDGARLTGPQIAWNKAFTAAGHKRSTHLFNTPPNGPALPGNEAFGIQWSFDGKFAVFVGGFPVVVDGEVVGGVGLSGGNGEQDTAAGVAALDALQKKLAGDGHEVLVQADIKK, encoded by the coding sequence GTGAAGAAGTTCTTTACTCTTGATCTTGAAGACGCCCGCGTGATGATCGAGGCGGCCAAGGCCAAATCCGAAGAAATCGGCGTTCTGGAGACGATCTGCATCGTCGACAGCGGCGGTTATCCCCTCGCCCTGGAGCGTATGGACGGTGCCCGTCTGACCGGTCCGCAGATTGCCTGGAACAAGGCGTTTACCGCGGCGGGTCATAAACGTTCCACCCATCTGTTCAACACCCCGCCGAACGGGCCTGCGCTGCCCGGCAACGAAGCCTTCGGTATCCAGTGGAGCTTCGACGGCAAGTTTGCCGTGTTCGTGGGCGGTTTTCCTGTCGTTGTTGATGGTGAGGTCGTTGGTGGCGTCGGGCTCAGCGGCGGAAACGGCGAGCAGGACACGGCGGCTGGCGTTGCGGCCCTGGATGCCCTTCAGAAGAAGCTGGCAGGCGACGGACACGAGGTCCTGGTGCAGGCCGACATCAAGAAGTAG